The following proteins are encoded in a genomic region of Cherax quadricarinatus isolate ZL_2023a chromosome 5, ASM3850222v1, whole genome shotgun sequence:
- the LOC128684873 gene encoding trichohyalin isoform X1 translates to MSMYRCDGTCADDGEQLYGSVGNLDQSRITWKPPKYSRYRNQQYRSEENLSQSHSGGRSPAWGTSKQLLTKKQLSSSMGELSAPQSSEKLAVPISLKERQRQQLYSNTEQQRSNSGDMPVISKHKRPQEDFQFSTESAKYLAFISSEEERPYERREKHLTDIHTSLSRQNEQDGHFDSMEEQDPSSSDRLASFAKQSSQERLYLNAENPHSTRVRDEPLHVTGVHKTQLAVRQQQHPSTQLQQELSHTNKNHHIPDKTDHHSDESLTQRHHQQEALHTALPVYLMVDSPTSSPSLDANATQGRCDNEVPVIHRATCVSLSEDGFLSPDSQEEEEEEEEEAQECLATSLQNGSSSDPGERNLTTLRKEEKTDREEEEKEEERSTILTLRKEVKRITKLKDEIEENLIKTQADLKEQVKELTDRKEEQEARCKALTEKSEEESRRWKQEKVTRETIIINQKARIETLTEELDHLKSQLPTGKQEGREQKQVQELKEQLQQEQQLRQQQVAEKERENSFLRSQLQEKESALIMLQDQARQQEEQQQLERQQQQLKKQQQQVEEQKQQKEEHQQEHQKLQQQLKRQHQQLKKQQQQVEEQQKDLERLQQQIKKQQQQKAEYQKQQQQLEKQLRQEQRHQRQQLNEKEREISSLKTQLQQKDKELTRSQAQVAPSVPLSQIRAREQLEQQVKQLEQQVEQLEQQVKQLRQEQLLNREQLAKKELEVSSLKTQLQEKAREVTRCQRCQVQVAPPSPLPQVVPPSPLPQVAPPSPLSQVVPPSPLPQLAPPSPLSQTRVQEQVEQLEEQLWQEQRRQELLKEEKLLQEQLRKEQLQKEKLRQEQKLRQEQLQQEQLRQEKLRKEQLRQEQQRLEQLRKERLRQEQLRQEQVRQENLQQEPKHQLRQQLAKTQQTISTTTQVTRRDTELNRCQSHVVPSVPLLQTVCALGLPNLGNTCYINSVIQCLFSISTLRQYFFQGYYKRDLNTTSEQGGRLALALSHVFRAMESGTGVYDAVKGFKDVVEGEDKTFKLHSEPRAHDLLASLLTWLHNDLSQVSRGQQTWPQQQHTPTTSIIASIFHGIKESVIFCLEKKRIASIANECFDNLSLDVMGDGERSLEELMKNHLRPQMVNWDCQHCRSPHQCAHYTSILRLPQVLPLHLTRQGGCQARVTFPAVNFSLPTALARKVDHSRRYELVSVCVQQQQGMEGSSGSHYTAFCRSKESGRWWLWDDIHLHPANINNVLTAQHPHLIFYEAI, encoded by the exons GAGCAGCTGTACGGCAGCGTGGGGAACCTCGACCAGTCCCGCATCACCTGGAAGCCGCCCAAGTACTCGCGGTACAGGAATCAACAGTACCGAAGCGAGGAGAACTTGAGCCAGAGTCACTCTGGCGGCAGGTCGCCCGCCTGGGGCACCTCCAAACAGCTCCTGACGAAGAAGCAGCTTTCCAGCAGCATGGGCGAGCTAAGCGCTCCCCAGAGCTCCGAGAAACTTGCTGTGCCCATCTCGCTGAAGGAACGCCAGCGCCAGCAGCTGTACAGCAACACAGAGCAGCAGAGATCTAATTCCGGAGACATGCCTGTCATATCGAAGCACAAGAGACCACAGGAGGATTTCCAGTTCAGCACCGAAAGCGCGAAATATTTAGCGTTCATCTCCAGCGAAGAGGAACGTCCCTACGAGAGAAGAGAGAAGCATCTTACTGACATTCACACCTCTCTCTCGAGACAGAACGAGCAAGATGGCCACTTTGACAGCATGGAAGAACAGGACCCTAGTAGTAGTGATCGTCTTGCCTCCTTCGCCAAACAGAGCTCGCAAGAACGACTGTACTTAAACGCAGAGAATCCACACAGCACACGGGTAAGGGACGAACCTCTTCACGTCACGGGAGTACACAAGACCCAGCTGgcggtgaggcagcagcagcacccgtCAACACAGCTCCAGCAGGAGCTATCACACACAAATAAGAATCACCACATACCAGACAAGACGGATCATCATTCAGACGAGTCACTCACACAACGTCATCATCAACAG GAGGCACTACACACAGCCCTACCTGTCTACCTGATGGTTGACTCCCCTACAAGCTCACCCAGCCTGGATGCCAACGCCACACAG GGTAGGTGTGATAACGAGGTGCCAGTCATACACAGAGCAACGTGTGTCAGTCTTTCGGAAGACGGCTTTCTTTCCCCCGACAgtcaggaggaagaggaagaggaggaggaagaggcacaGGAGTGCCTGGCTACTTCCCTACAG AACGGTTCTTCAAGTGATCCAGGAGAAAGGAACTTAACAACCCTAAGGAAGGAGGAAAAGACCgatagagaggaggaggaaaaagaagaagagagaagcACTATCTTGACCCTGCGGAAGGAGGTCAAGCGAATAACCAAACTGAAGGACGAAATTGAGGAAAATCTTATTAAAACTCAG GCAGACCTGAAGGAGCAGGTGAAggagctcacagacaggaaggaggaacaggaggcgaGGTGCAAGGCGCTCACGGAGAAGTCGGAGGAGGAGTCACGGAGGTGGAAGCAGGagaaggtcaccagggagacCATTATCATCAACCAGAAGGCTAGGATAGAGACCTTGACGGAGGAGCTAGATCATCTTAAAAGTCAACTCCCTACAGGAAAGCAAGAG GGGAGGGAGCAGAAGCAGGTTCAGGAGCTGAAGGAACAgctgcagcaggagcagcagctccGTCAGCAGCAGGTAGCAGAAAAAGAGCGCGAGAACTCCTTCCTCAGGAGCCAACTGCAAGAAAAAGAAAGTGCCTTGATCATGCTTCAGGACCAG GCgaggcagcaggaggagcagcagcagttggagaggcagcaacagcagcttaagaaacagcagcagcaggtggaggaACAGAAACAGCAGAAGGAAGAGCATCAGCAGGAGCATCagaagctgcagcagcagctgaagagacagcaccagcagctaaagaaacagcagcagcaggtggaagAGCAGCAGAAGGACCTGGAAAGGCTGCAACAGCAGataaagaaacagcagcagcaaaaggcggagtatcagaagcagcagcagcaactggagAAACAGCTGCGACAGGAACAGCGTCACCAACGTCAGCAGCTGAACGAGAAGGAGCGAGAAATCTCCTCCTTGAAAACACAACTCCAGCAGAAAGACAAAGAGCTGACCAGGAGCCAAGCCCAGGTGGCACCCTCGGTGCCTCTCAGCCAG ATCAGGGCCAGggagcagctggagcagcaggtgAAGCAGCTGGAACAGCAGGTggagcagctggagcagcaggtgAAACAGCTGCGGCAGGAGCAGCTGCTGAATCGCGAGCAGCTGGCGAAGAAGGAGCTGGAGGTCTCTTCGTTGAAGACACAACTGCAGGAGAAGGCGAGAGAGGTGACCAGGTGTCAAAGGTGCCAGGTTCAAGTGGCACCCCCATCACCTCTTCCTCAGGTGGTACCCCCATCACCTCTTCCTCAGGTGGCACCCCCATCACCTCTTTCTCAAGTGGTACCCCCATCACCTCTTCCTCAGTTAGCACCTCCTTCACCTCTTTCTCAG ACGAGGGTGCAGGAGCAGGTGGAGCAGCTGGAAGAGCAGCTGTGGCAGGAACAGCGGCGACAGGAATTGCTGAAAGAAGAGAAGCTGCTGCAAGAACAGCTGCGAAAGGAGCAGCTGCAGAAGGAGAAACTTCGGCAAGAGCAAAAGCTGCGGCAGGAACAACTACAACAGGAGCAGCTTCGCCAGGAGAAATTACGCAAGGAGCAGCTGCGGCAAGAACAGCAACGCCTGGAGCAGTTGCGCAAGGAGCGGCTGCGACAGGAGCAACTGCGACAGGAACAAGTGCGGCAGGAAAACCTGCAGCAGGAACCCAAGCACCAACTTCGTCAGCAGCTGGCCAAGACACAGCAGACCATATCCACGACGACACAGGTGACTCGGAGAGACACGGAGCTGAACAGGTGCCAATCTCACGTGGTACCTTCAGTGCCGCTTCTCCAG ACTGTGTGTGCCCTCGGTCTTCCCAACCTGGGCAACACCTGCTATATCAACTCCGTTATACAGTGTCTCTTCAGTATAAGTACACTGAGACAATACTTCTTCCAGGGATACTATAA ACGAGACCTCAACACCACCAGCGAGCAGGGAGGAAGGCTGGCACTGGCTCTTTCTCATGTCTTCCGTGCCATGGAGTCTGGCACTGGTGTCTACGATGCCGTGAAGGGCTTCAAG gACGTGGTGGAAGGTGAGGACAAGACCTTCAAGCTGCACAGTGAACCCAGGGCTCACGACCTACTAGCATCCCTCCTCACCTGGCTTCATAATGACCTTtcacag GTGAGCAGAGGCCAGCAGACCtggccacagcagcagcacacgcccaccacctccatcatcgcCAGCATCTTCCACGGTATCAAGGAGTCTGTCATCTTCTGTCTGGAGAAGAAGAGAATAGCCTCCATCGCTAATGAATGTTTTGATAACCTAAGTCTTGACGTTATGGGAGACGGGGAGCGTTCCTTGGAA GAGCTGATGAAGAACCACCTGCGGCCACAGATGGTTAACTGGGACTGTCAACACTGCCGAAGTCCCCACCAGTGTGCTCACTACACTTCCATCCTCCGCCTGCCACAAGTGCTCCCTCTCCACCTCACCAG GCAGGGTGGTTGTCAGGCTAGAGTGACCTTCCCTGCAGTCAACTTCAGTCTGCCTACTGCTCTTGCTCGCAAAGTCGATCA CTCCAGACGCTACGAACTAGTGTCAGTATGTGTGCAACAACAGCAGGGGATGGAGGGCAGCAGCGGTAGCCACTACACCGCCTTCTGCAGAAGCAAGGAaagtggcaggtggtggttgtgggacgATATTCACCTTCATCCTGCCAACATAAACAATGTCCTCACTGCCCAACACCCGCACCTCATTTTCTATGAGGCGATATGA
- the LOC128684873 gene encoding trichohyalin isoform X2: protein MNNYWNKVNEQLYGSVGNLDQSRITWKPPKYSRYRNQQYRSEENLSQSHSGGRSPAWGTSKQLLTKKQLSSSMGELSAPQSSEKLAVPISLKERQRQQLYSNTEQQRSNSGDMPVISKHKRPQEDFQFSTESAKYLAFISSEEERPYERREKHLTDIHTSLSRQNEQDGHFDSMEEQDPSSSDRLASFAKQSSQERLYLNAENPHSTRVRDEPLHVTGVHKTQLAVRQQQHPSTQLQQELSHTNKNHHIPDKTDHHSDESLTQRHHQQEALHTALPVYLMVDSPTSSPSLDANATQGRCDNEVPVIHRATCVSLSEDGFLSPDSQEEEEEEEEEAQECLATSLQNGSSSDPGERNLTTLRKEEKTDREEEEKEEERSTILTLRKEVKRITKLKDEIEENLIKTQADLKEQVKELTDRKEEQEARCKALTEKSEEESRRWKQEKVTRETIIINQKARIETLTEELDHLKSQLPTGKQEGREQKQVQELKEQLQQEQQLRQQQVAEKERENSFLRSQLQEKESALIMLQDQARQQEEQQQLERQQQQLKKQQQQVEEQKQQKEEHQQEHQKLQQQLKRQHQQLKKQQQQVEEQQKDLERLQQQIKKQQQQKAEYQKQQQQLEKQLRQEQRHQRQQLNEKEREISSLKTQLQQKDKELTRSQAQVAPSVPLSQIRAREQLEQQVKQLEQQVEQLEQQVKQLRQEQLLNREQLAKKELEVSSLKTQLQEKAREVTRCQRCQVQVAPPSPLPQVVPPSPLPQVAPPSPLSQVVPPSPLPQLAPPSPLSQTRVQEQVEQLEEQLWQEQRRQELLKEEKLLQEQLRKEQLQKEKLRQEQKLRQEQLQQEQLRQEKLRKEQLRQEQQRLEQLRKERLRQEQLRQEQVRQENLQQEPKHQLRQQLAKTQQTISTTTQVTRRDTELNRCQSHVVPSVPLLQTVCALGLPNLGNTCYINSVIQCLFSISTLRQYFFQGYYKRDLNTTSEQGGRLALALSHVFRAMESGTGVYDAVKGFKDVVEGEDKTFKLHSEPRAHDLLASLLTWLHNDLSQVSRGQQTWPQQQHTPTTSIIASIFHGIKESVIFCLEKKRIASIANECFDNLSLDVMGDGERSLEELMKNHLRPQMVNWDCQHCRSPHQCAHYTSILRLPQVLPLHLTRQGGCQARVTFPAVNFSLPTALARKVDHSRRYELVSVCVQQQQGMEGSSGSHYTAFCRSKESGRWWLWDDIHLHPANINNVLTAQHPHLIFYEAI, encoded by the exons ATGAACAATTACTGGAACAAAGTGAAT GAGCAGCTGTACGGCAGCGTGGGGAACCTCGACCAGTCCCGCATCACCTGGAAGCCGCCCAAGTACTCGCGGTACAGGAATCAACAGTACCGAAGCGAGGAGAACTTGAGCCAGAGTCACTCTGGCGGCAGGTCGCCCGCCTGGGGCACCTCCAAACAGCTCCTGACGAAGAAGCAGCTTTCCAGCAGCATGGGCGAGCTAAGCGCTCCCCAGAGCTCCGAGAAACTTGCTGTGCCCATCTCGCTGAAGGAACGCCAGCGCCAGCAGCTGTACAGCAACACAGAGCAGCAGAGATCTAATTCCGGAGACATGCCTGTCATATCGAAGCACAAGAGACCACAGGAGGATTTCCAGTTCAGCACCGAAAGCGCGAAATATTTAGCGTTCATCTCCAGCGAAGAGGAACGTCCCTACGAGAGAAGAGAGAAGCATCTTACTGACATTCACACCTCTCTCTCGAGACAGAACGAGCAAGATGGCCACTTTGACAGCATGGAAGAACAGGACCCTAGTAGTAGTGATCGTCTTGCCTCCTTCGCCAAACAGAGCTCGCAAGAACGACTGTACTTAAACGCAGAGAATCCACACAGCACACGGGTAAGGGACGAACCTCTTCACGTCACGGGAGTACACAAGACCCAGCTGgcggtgaggcagcagcagcacccgtCAACACAGCTCCAGCAGGAGCTATCACACACAAATAAGAATCACCACATACCAGACAAGACGGATCATCATTCAGACGAGTCACTCACACAACGTCATCATCAACAG GAGGCACTACACACAGCCCTACCTGTCTACCTGATGGTTGACTCCCCTACAAGCTCACCCAGCCTGGATGCCAACGCCACACAG GGTAGGTGTGATAACGAGGTGCCAGTCATACACAGAGCAACGTGTGTCAGTCTTTCGGAAGACGGCTTTCTTTCCCCCGACAgtcaggaggaagaggaagaggaggaggaagaggcacaGGAGTGCCTGGCTACTTCCCTACAG AACGGTTCTTCAAGTGATCCAGGAGAAAGGAACTTAACAACCCTAAGGAAGGAGGAAAAGACCgatagagaggaggaggaaaaagaagaagagagaagcACTATCTTGACCCTGCGGAAGGAGGTCAAGCGAATAACCAAACTGAAGGACGAAATTGAGGAAAATCTTATTAAAACTCAG GCAGACCTGAAGGAGCAGGTGAAggagctcacagacaggaaggaggaacaggaggcgaGGTGCAAGGCGCTCACGGAGAAGTCGGAGGAGGAGTCACGGAGGTGGAAGCAGGagaaggtcaccagggagacCATTATCATCAACCAGAAGGCTAGGATAGAGACCTTGACGGAGGAGCTAGATCATCTTAAAAGTCAACTCCCTACAGGAAAGCAAGAG GGGAGGGAGCAGAAGCAGGTTCAGGAGCTGAAGGAACAgctgcagcaggagcagcagctccGTCAGCAGCAGGTAGCAGAAAAAGAGCGCGAGAACTCCTTCCTCAGGAGCCAACTGCAAGAAAAAGAAAGTGCCTTGATCATGCTTCAGGACCAG GCgaggcagcaggaggagcagcagcagttggagaggcagcaacagcagcttaagaaacagcagcagcaggtggaggaACAGAAACAGCAGAAGGAAGAGCATCAGCAGGAGCATCagaagctgcagcagcagctgaagagacagcaccagcagctaaagaaacagcagcagcaggtggaagAGCAGCAGAAGGACCTGGAAAGGCTGCAACAGCAGataaagaaacagcagcagcaaaaggcggagtatcagaagcagcagcagcaactggagAAACAGCTGCGACAGGAACAGCGTCACCAACGTCAGCAGCTGAACGAGAAGGAGCGAGAAATCTCCTCCTTGAAAACACAACTCCAGCAGAAAGACAAAGAGCTGACCAGGAGCCAAGCCCAGGTGGCACCCTCGGTGCCTCTCAGCCAG ATCAGGGCCAGggagcagctggagcagcaggtgAAGCAGCTGGAACAGCAGGTggagcagctggagcagcaggtgAAACAGCTGCGGCAGGAGCAGCTGCTGAATCGCGAGCAGCTGGCGAAGAAGGAGCTGGAGGTCTCTTCGTTGAAGACACAACTGCAGGAGAAGGCGAGAGAGGTGACCAGGTGTCAAAGGTGCCAGGTTCAAGTGGCACCCCCATCACCTCTTCCTCAGGTGGTACCCCCATCACCTCTTCCTCAGGTGGCACCCCCATCACCTCTTTCTCAAGTGGTACCCCCATCACCTCTTCCTCAGTTAGCACCTCCTTCACCTCTTTCTCAG ACGAGGGTGCAGGAGCAGGTGGAGCAGCTGGAAGAGCAGCTGTGGCAGGAACAGCGGCGACAGGAATTGCTGAAAGAAGAGAAGCTGCTGCAAGAACAGCTGCGAAAGGAGCAGCTGCAGAAGGAGAAACTTCGGCAAGAGCAAAAGCTGCGGCAGGAACAACTACAACAGGAGCAGCTTCGCCAGGAGAAATTACGCAAGGAGCAGCTGCGGCAAGAACAGCAACGCCTGGAGCAGTTGCGCAAGGAGCGGCTGCGACAGGAGCAACTGCGACAGGAACAAGTGCGGCAGGAAAACCTGCAGCAGGAACCCAAGCACCAACTTCGTCAGCAGCTGGCCAAGACACAGCAGACCATATCCACGACGACACAGGTGACTCGGAGAGACACGGAGCTGAACAGGTGCCAATCTCACGTGGTACCTTCAGTGCCGCTTCTCCAG ACTGTGTGTGCCCTCGGTCTTCCCAACCTGGGCAACACCTGCTATATCAACTCCGTTATACAGTGTCTCTTCAGTATAAGTACACTGAGACAATACTTCTTCCAGGGATACTATAA ACGAGACCTCAACACCACCAGCGAGCAGGGAGGAAGGCTGGCACTGGCTCTTTCTCATGTCTTCCGTGCCATGGAGTCTGGCACTGGTGTCTACGATGCCGTGAAGGGCTTCAAG gACGTGGTGGAAGGTGAGGACAAGACCTTCAAGCTGCACAGTGAACCCAGGGCTCACGACCTACTAGCATCCCTCCTCACCTGGCTTCATAATGACCTTtcacag GTGAGCAGAGGCCAGCAGACCtggccacagcagcagcacacgcccaccacctccatcatcgcCAGCATCTTCCACGGTATCAAGGAGTCTGTCATCTTCTGTCTGGAGAAGAAGAGAATAGCCTCCATCGCTAATGAATGTTTTGATAACCTAAGTCTTGACGTTATGGGAGACGGGGAGCGTTCCTTGGAA GAGCTGATGAAGAACCACCTGCGGCCACAGATGGTTAACTGGGACTGTCAACACTGCCGAAGTCCCCACCAGTGTGCTCACTACACTTCCATCCTCCGCCTGCCACAAGTGCTCCCTCTCCACCTCACCAG GCAGGGTGGTTGTCAGGCTAGAGTGACCTTCCCTGCAGTCAACTTCAGTCTGCCTACTGCTCTTGCTCGCAAAGTCGATCA CTCCAGACGCTACGAACTAGTGTCAGTATGTGTGCAACAACAGCAGGGGATGGAGGGCAGCAGCGGTAGCCACTACACCGCCTTCTGCAGAAGCAAGGAaagtggcaggtggtggttgtgggacgATATTCACCTTCATCCTGCCAACATAAACAATGTCCTCACTGCCCAACACCCGCACCTCATTTTCTATGAGGCGATATGA
- the LOC128684873 gene encoding trichohyalin isoform X5, producing the protein MGELSAPQSSEKLAVPISLKERQRQQLYSNTEQQRSNSGDMPVISKHKRPQEDFQFSTESAKYLAFISSEEERPYERREKHLTDIHTSLSRQNEQDGHFDSMEEQDPSSSDRLASFAKQSSQERLYLNAENPHSTRVRDEPLHVTGVHKTQLAVRQQQHPSTQLQQELSHTNKNHHIPDKTDHHSDESLTQRHHQQEALHTALPVYLMVDSPTSSPSLDANATQGRCDNEVPVIHRATCVSLSEDGFLSPDSQEEEEEEEEEAQECLATSLQNGSSSDPGERNLTTLRKEEKTDREEEEKEEERSTILTLRKEVKRITKLKDEIEENLIKTQADLKEQVKELTDRKEEQEARCKALTEKSEEESRRWKQEKVTRETIIINQKARIETLTEELDHLKSQLPTGKQEGREQKQVQELKEQLQQEQQLRQQQVAEKERENSFLRSQLQEKESALIMLQDQARQQEEQQQLERQQQQLKKQQQQVEEQKQQKEEHQQEHQKLQQQLKRQHQQLKKQQQQVEEQQKDLERLQQQIKKQQQQKAEYQKQQQQLEKQLRQEQRHQRQQLNEKEREISSLKTQLQQKDKELTRSQAQVAPSVPLSQIRAREQLEQQVKQLEQQVEQLEQQVKQLRQEQLLNREQLAKKELEVSSLKTQLQEKAREVTRCQRCQVQVAPPSPLPQVVPPSPLPQVAPPSPLSQVVPPSPLPQLAPPSPLSQTRVQEQVEQLEEQLWQEQRRQELLKEEKLLQEQLRKEQLQKEKLRQEQKLRQEQLQQEQLRQEKLRKEQLRQEQQRLEQLRKERLRQEQLRQEQVRQENLQQEPKHQLRQQLAKTQQTISTTTQVTRRDTELNRCQSHVVPSVPLLQTVCALGLPNLGNTCYINSVIQCLFSISTLRQYFFQGYYKRDLNTTSEQGGRLALALSHVFRAMESGTGVYDAVKGFKDVVEGEDKTFKLHSEPRAHDLLASLLTWLHNDLSQVSRGQQTWPQQQHTPTTSIIASIFHGIKESVIFCLEKKRIASIANECFDNLSLDVMGDGERSLEELMKNHLRPQMVNWDCQHCRSPHQCAHYTSILRLPQVLPLHLTRQGGCQARVTFPAVNFSLPTALARKVDHSRRYELVSVCVQQQQGMEGSSGSHYTAFCRSKESGRWWLWDDIHLHPANINNVLTAQHPHLIFYEAI; encoded by the exons ATGGGCGAGCTAAGCGCTCCCCAGAGCTCCGAGAAACTTGCTGTGCCCATCTCGCTGAAGGAACGCCAGCGCCAGCAGCTGTACAGCAACACAGAGCAGCAGAGATCTAATTCCGGAGACATGCCTGTCATATCGAAGCACAAGAGACCACAGGAGGATTTCCAGTTCAGCACCGAAAGCGCGAAATATTTAGCGTTCATCTCCAGCGAAGAGGAACGTCCCTACGAGAGAAGAGAGAAGCATCTTACTGACATTCACACCTCTCTCTCGAGACAGAACGAGCAAGATGGCCACTTTGACAGCATGGAAGAACAGGACCCTAGTAGTAGTGATCGTCTTGCCTCCTTCGCCAAACAGAGCTCGCAAGAACGACTGTACTTAAACGCAGAGAATCCACACAGCACACGGGTAAGGGACGAACCTCTTCACGTCACGGGAGTACACAAGACCCAGCTGgcggtgaggcagcagcagcacccgtCAACACAGCTCCAGCAGGAGCTATCACACACAAATAAGAATCACCACATACCAGACAAGACGGATCATCATTCAGACGAGTCACTCACACAACGTCATCATCAACAG GAGGCACTACACACAGCCCTACCTGTCTACCTGATGGTTGACTCCCCTACAAGCTCACCCAGCCTGGATGCCAACGCCACACAG GGTAGGTGTGATAACGAGGTGCCAGTCATACACAGAGCAACGTGTGTCAGTCTTTCGGAAGACGGCTTTCTTTCCCCCGACAgtcaggaggaagaggaagaggaggaggaagaggcacaGGAGTGCCTGGCTACTTCCCTACAG AACGGTTCTTCAAGTGATCCAGGAGAAAGGAACTTAACAACCCTAAGGAAGGAGGAAAAGACCgatagagaggaggaggaaaaagaagaagagagaagcACTATCTTGACCCTGCGGAAGGAGGTCAAGCGAATAACCAAACTGAAGGACGAAATTGAGGAAAATCTTATTAAAACTCAG GCAGACCTGAAGGAGCAGGTGAAggagctcacagacaggaaggaggaacaggaggcgaGGTGCAAGGCGCTCACGGAGAAGTCGGAGGAGGAGTCACGGAGGTGGAAGCAGGagaaggtcaccagggagacCATTATCATCAACCAGAAGGCTAGGATAGAGACCTTGACGGAGGAGCTAGATCATCTTAAAAGTCAACTCCCTACAGGAAAGCAAGAG GGGAGGGAGCAGAAGCAGGTTCAGGAGCTGAAGGAACAgctgcagcaggagcagcagctccGTCAGCAGCAGGTAGCAGAAAAAGAGCGCGAGAACTCCTTCCTCAGGAGCCAACTGCAAGAAAAAGAAAGTGCCTTGATCATGCTTCAGGACCAG GCgaggcagcaggaggagcagcagcagttggagaggcagcaacagcagcttaagaaacagcagcagcaggtggaggaACAGAAACAGCAGAAGGAAGAGCATCAGCAGGAGCATCagaagctgcagcagcagctgaagagacagcaccagcagctaaagaaacagcagcagcaggtggaagAGCAGCAGAAGGACCTGGAAAGGCTGCAACAGCAGataaagaaacagcagcagcaaaaggcggagtatcagaagcagcagcagcaactggagAAACAGCTGCGACAGGAACAGCGTCACCAACGTCAGCAGCTGAACGAGAAGGAGCGAGAAATCTCCTCCTTGAAAACACAACTCCAGCAGAAAGACAAAGAGCTGACCAGGAGCCAAGCCCAGGTGGCACCCTCGGTGCCTCTCAGCCAG ATCAGGGCCAGggagcagctggagcagcaggtgAAGCAGCTGGAACAGCAGGTggagcagctggagcagcaggtgAAACAGCTGCGGCAGGAGCAGCTGCTGAATCGCGAGCAGCTGGCGAAGAAGGAGCTGGAGGTCTCTTCGTTGAAGACACAACTGCAGGAGAAGGCGAGAGAGGTGACCAGGTGTCAAAGGTGCCAGGTTCAAGTGGCACCCCCATCACCTCTTCCTCAGGTGGTACCCCCATCACCTCTTCCTCAGGTGGCACCCCCATCACCTCTTTCTCAAGTGGTACCCCCATCACCTCTTCCTCAGTTAGCACCTCCTTCACCTCTTTCTCAG ACGAGGGTGCAGGAGCAGGTGGAGCAGCTGGAAGAGCAGCTGTGGCAGGAACAGCGGCGACAGGAATTGCTGAAAGAAGAGAAGCTGCTGCAAGAACAGCTGCGAAAGGAGCAGCTGCAGAAGGAGAAACTTCGGCAAGAGCAAAAGCTGCGGCAGGAACAACTACAACAGGAGCAGCTTCGCCAGGAGAAATTACGCAAGGAGCAGCTGCGGCAAGAACAGCAACGCCTGGAGCAGTTGCGCAAGGAGCGGCTGCGACAGGAGCAACTGCGACAGGAACAAGTGCGGCAGGAAAACCTGCAGCAGGAACCCAAGCACCAACTTCGTCAGCAGCTGGCCAAGACACAGCAGACCATATCCACGACGACACAGGTGACTCGGAGAGACACGGAGCTGAACAGGTGCCAATCTCACGTGGTACCTTCAGTGCCGCTTCTCCAG ACTGTGTGTGCCCTCGGTCTTCCCAACCTGGGCAACACCTGCTATATCAACTCCGTTATACAGTGTCTCTTCAGTATAAGTACACTGAGACAATACTTCTTCCAGGGATACTATAA ACGAGACCTCAACACCACCAGCGAGCAGGGAGGAAGGCTGGCACTGGCTCTTTCTCATGTCTTCCGTGCCATGGAGTCTGGCACTGGTGTCTACGATGCCGTGAAGGGCTTCAAG gACGTGGTGGAAGGTGAGGACAAGACCTTCAAGCTGCACAGTGAACCCAGGGCTCACGACCTACTAGCATCCCTCCTCACCTGGCTTCATAATGACCTTtcacag GTGAGCAGAGGCCAGCAGACCtggccacagcagcagcacacgcccaccacctccatcatcgcCAGCATCTTCCACGGTATCAAGGAGTCTGTCATCTTCTGTCTGGAGAAGAAGAGAATAGCCTCCATCGCTAATGAATGTTTTGATAACCTAAGTCTTGACGTTATGGGAGACGGGGAGCGTTCCTTGGAA GAGCTGATGAAGAACCACCTGCGGCCACAGATGGTTAACTGGGACTGTCAACACTGCCGAAGTCCCCACCAGTGTGCTCACTACACTTCCATCCTCCGCCTGCCACAAGTGCTCCCTCTCCACCTCACCAG GCAGGGTGGTTGTCAGGCTAGAGTGACCTTCCCTGCAGTCAACTTCAGTCTGCCTACTGCTCTTGCTCGCAAAGTCGATCA CTCCAGACGCTACGAACTAGTGTCAGTATGTGTGCAACAACAGCAGGGGATGGAGGGCAGCAGCGGTAGCCACTACACCGCCTTCTGCAGAAGCAAGGAaagtggcaggtggtggttgtgggacgATATTCACCTTCATCCTGCCAACATAAACAATGTCCTCACTGCCCAACACCCGCACCTCATTTTCTATGAGGCGATATGA